The following are from one region of the Halobellus limi genome:
- a CDS encoding BCCT family transporter: MSESGESEPGQTLSDALLVAFVGSGAVVLVGFFFPSFVGDALGGRAWLGLSLLFFGSGLGYLAALPYEGVDAEKTYAATLLRVRRGSLRTHLWNLVSHQNPITLGLPVLVFAVYFLLHLLFPATTTGSINRLSGGVLRGMGPFLLGTVLLAVVYCAVLLLSSWGDVKLGGDDVEPTYTYPTYFSLVFTAGIAAGIVFWGPAEALFHYRQPPPYFDVPARSDAAVGAALVYALFHWGLSAWSAYAVLGVPIAYFVFERRAPLRVSSILTPFLGADGLDSPWSRLVDTLAVFATIGGVATSIALVSQQFLTGVEFQWGVPPGDTGPVLFVGGLTAVFVLSAVSGLHRGIRRIAGLNVVLFALFGVLLLAVGPRQFVVERGPDAVGAYLVHFVPMSLFSSGSWVTEWTVWNWAWWFSWAPFAGLFLAALSRGRRIRTVVLTSVGATSAATGVWFLVFGGTSLSIQRSGAADVLASIEARGGSEAVAGFPILSALPLGDLLLFLFLALIVVFIVTSADTSTLIAAILASRRGIAPSRGTIALWGAVQASVALAVILVGGGETLQALAVLTGAPFAVLALVAMVGLSLALYREERGRGHTSLVRLVLDRLPDIQTHHDVEPPDREK, from the coding sequence ATGAGCGAGAGCGGAGAATCCGAACCGGGGCAGACGCTCTCGGACGCGCTCCTCGTGGCGTTCGTCGGATCGGGGGCCGTCGTGCTCGTCGGGTTCTTCTTCCCGTCGTTCGTCGGCGACGCCCTCGGCGGGCGGGCGTGGCTCGGCCTCTCACTGCTGTTTTTCGGCTCCGGCCTGGGCTACCTCGCGGCGCTTCCGTACGAGGGCGTCGACGCCGAGAAGACGTACGCGGCGACGCTGCTCCGCGTTCGCCGTGGTTCGCTGCGGACGCACCTGTGGAACCTCGTCTCGCATCAGAATCCGATCACGCTGGGACTACCGGTACTCGTGTTCGCGGTCTACTTTCTTCTGCACCTCCTCTTTCCCGCGACCACGACGGGGTCGATCAACCGCCTCAGCGGCGGCGTGTTGCGCGGGATGGGGCCGTTTCTGCTCGGAACGGTGTTGCTGGCCGTCGTCTACTGCGCAGTGTTGCTCCTGAGTTCCTGGGGCGACGTCAAACTCGGCGGCGACGACGTCGAGCCCACCTACACCTACCCGACGTACTTCTCGCTCGTCTTCACCGCCGGCATCGCCGCCGGCATCGTGTTCTGGGGACCCGCAGAGGCGCTCTTTCACTACCGGCAACCGCCGCCGTACTTCGACGTCCCGGCCCGATCGGACGCGGCGGTCGGTGCGGCACTCGTGTACGCGCTCTTTCACTGGGGGCTCTCGGCGTGGAGCGCCTACGCCGTCCTCGGGGTCCCCATCGCGTACTTCGTCTTCGAACGGAGAGCACCGCTCCGCGTTTCCTCGATCCTGACCCCGTTCTTGGGCGCCGACGGACTGGACTCCCCGTGGAGCCGACTCGTCGACACGCTGGCCGTCTTCGCGACCATCGGCGGCGTCGCGACGTCGATAGCGCTCGTCTCACAGCAGTTCCTGACCGGCGTGGAGTTTCAGTGGGGCGTGCCGCCGGGCGATACCGGGCCCGTCCTCTTCGTGGGCGGACTGACGGCCGTATTCGTCCTCTCGGCGGTGTCGGGCTTACACCGGGGGATCCGCCGGATCGCGGGGCTCAACGTCGTCCTGTTCGCGCTGTTCGGGGTCCTGCTCTTGGCCGTCGGTCCGCGGCAGTTCGTCGTGGAACGAGGGCCAGACGCCGTCGGGGCGTACCTCGTACACTTCGTCCCGATGAGCCTCTTCTCGTCGGGATCGTGGGTGACCGAGTGGACCGTCTGGAACTGGGCGTGGTGGTTCTCGTGGGCACCGTTCGCCGGCCTCTTCCTCGCGGCGCTCTCGCGCGGGCGTCGGATCAGGACGGTCGTGCTGACGAGCGTCGGGGCGACCTCCGCCGCGACGGGCGTCTGGTTCCTCGTATTCGGCGGGACCTCCCTCTCGATCCAGCGGTCCGGTGCCGCGGACGTCCTGGCCTCGATCGAGGCCCGCGGCGGTAGCGAAGCCGTCGCCGGGTTTCCGATCCTGTCGGCGCTCCCGCTTGGTGATCTCCTGTTGTTCCTCTTTCTGGCGCTCATCGTCGTGTTTATCGTCACCTCGGCAGACACGTCCACGCTGATCGCGGCGATCCTCGCCTCCCGGCGCGGTATCGCCCCCTCTCGCGGGACGATCGCGCTCTGGGGGGCCGTGCAGGCGAGCGTCGCGCTGGCGGTGATCCTCGTCGGGGGCGGCGAGACCCTGCAGGCGCTCGCGGTGCTCACCGGTGCGCCGTTCGCCGTGCTGGCCCTCGTCGCGATGGTCGGCCTCTCGCTGGCGCTCTATCGCGAGGAACGCGGGCGGGGGCACACGTCGCTCGTCCGTCTCGTGCTCGATCGACTGCCCGATATCCAGACCCACCACGACGTCGAACCGCCGGATCGGGAGAAGTAG
- a CDS encoding anthranilate synthase component II, producing the protein MILIVDNYDSFAYNLVQYVGEFDDVIVRRNDAVDVDDVRDLDPDGIVVSPGPGTPQDAGVSMDIFAETDLPALGVCLGHQALCAAHGAPVGHAPEVVHGKPSVVRHDGSRLYDGVENPFEVGRYHSLAVEPGHIPDVLVETAVTDDEQGVVMGVEHVEKPHYGVQFHPESILTDAGKRIVENFCRSIADSEAPAADA; encoded by the coding sequence TTGATCCTCATCGTCGACAACTACGACTCCTTCGCGTACAACCTCGTCCAGTACGTCGGCGAGTTCGACGACGTGATCGTTCGACGGAACGACGCGGTCGACGTCGACGACGTCCGCGATCTCGACCCCGACGGCATCGTGGTCTCGCCCGGACCGGGAACCCCCCAGGACGCCGGTGTCTCGATGGACATCTTCGCCGAGACCGACCTCCCCGCTCTCGGGGTCTGTCTCGGGCACCAGGCGCTTTGCGCCGCCCACGGCGCGCCCGTGGGTCACGCTCCGGAGGTCGTCCACGGGAAGCCCTCCGTCGTCCGACACGACGGCAGCCGACTGTACGACGGCGTCGAGAACCCCTTCGAGGTCGGCCGGTACCACTCGCTGGCGGTCGAACCGGGGCACATCCCGGACGTGCTCGTCGAGACGGCCGTGACCGACGACGAGCAGGGCGTCGTGATGGGCGTCGAACACGTCGAGAAGCCCCACTACGGCGTCCAGTTCCACCCCGAGAGCATCCTCACCGACGCCGGCAAGCGGATCGTCGAGAACTTCTGCCGATCGATCGCGGATTCGGAAGCGCCCGCTGCGGACGCGTGA
- a CDS encoding anthranilate synthase component I family protein, producing the protein MSEITVITQRDEFVETAASEPVGVRIPVEVRTVVQDPFEAYRRVRTEDEDGVYLETTGGQSGWGYFAVDPVEHVSVPNSAVDPDVSAGDASAGRSESATPTLEAIDSLLDRERLVRGDCDVPYPCGAFGWLSYDVARELESLPDTTENDGLPQLQLGVFDAVVAWQEPRAARNEPTSGTDGRTPKSDGIELRITVCPVVDESPEETYRTALDRATSLAESAASGPVSTPSPAVDADRATFESECGEDEFAERVRTIKRYIRDGDTFQTNVSHRLVAPAAVHPIQAFDAVRRVNPAPYSGLLEFPGIDLVSASPELLLEVDGDRLLTEPIAGTRPRGDTPEADAELEADLLADEKERAEHAMLVDLERNDLGKVSEYGTVDVSEYRRVDRYSEVMHLVSLVEGTRRAGTTVADAVAAVFPGGTITGAPKPRTMEIIDEVERTRRGPYTGSIGIFGFDDRATLNIVIRTLVRRGDEYRLRVGAGIVHDSVPSEEYQETLDKARALINAVDEALGERASFAVETGTEVGPDGAQEDPRAVEAEDQP; encoded by the coding sequence ATGAGCGAAATAACGGTCATAACCCAGCGAGACGAATTCGTTGAGACTGCGGCGTCGGAACCGGTGGGGGTACGAATCCCCGTCGAGGTTAGAACCGTCGTTCAGGACCCTTTCGAGGCGTATCGACGCGTACGAACGGAAGACGAAGACGGCGTGTATCTCGAAACGACAGGCGGGCAGTCCGGCTGGGGGTACTTCGCCGTCGACCCGGTCGAACACGTATCTGTTCCGAATTCGGCAGTAGATCCGGACGTATCCGCGGGAGACGCGTCGGCAGGGAGATCCGAGAGTGCCACACCGACGCTGGAGGCCATCGACTCGTTGCTCGACCGCGAGCGCCTCGTCCGCGGCGACTGCGACGTTCCGTACCCCTGCGGCGCGTTCGGGTGGCTCTCCTACGACGTCGCGCGCGAACTCGAATCGCTCCCCGATACGACGGAGAACGACGGTCTCCCCCAGCTCCAACTCGGCGTGTTCGACGCCGTGGTCGCGTGGCAGGAACCCCGAGCGGCACGGAACGAGCCCACTTCCGGAACCGACGGTCGTACTCCGAAATCCGACGGAATCGAACTCCGCATTACGGTCTGCCCAGTCGTGGACGAGTCTCCCGAAGAAACCTACCGCACGGCCCTCGACCGCGCAACGTCGCTGGCGGAATCCGCCGCTTCCGGTCCGGTCTCGACGCCGTCCCCAGCGGTCGACGCCGACCGGGCCACGTTCGAGAGCGAGTGTGGCGAAGACGAGTTCGCCGAGCGCGTTCGAACGATCAAGCGGTACATCCGAGACGGCGACACCTTCCAGACGAACGTCTCTCACAGACTCGTCGCCCCGGCGGCCGTCCACCCGATCCAGGCGTTCGACGCGGTTCGACGCGTCAACCCCGCGCCGTACTCCGGACTCTTGGAGTTCCCGGGCATCGACCTGGTGAGCGCGAGCCCGGAACTGCTCTTGGAGGTCGACGGCGACCGCCTGCTCACCGAACCCATCGCGGGGACGCGCCCGCGCGGCGACACGCCCGAGGCCGACGCAGAACTCGAGGCGGACCTGCTCGCAGACGAGAAGGAACGTGCCGAACACGCGATGCTCGTGGACCTCGAACGCAACGATCTGGGGAAAGTCAGCGAGTACGGGACGGTCGACGTCTCGGAGTACCGTCGCGTCGACCGCTACTCGGAGGTGATGCACCTGGTCTCGCTCGTCGAGGGGACTCGACGCGCGGGGACGACGGTCGCCGACGCGGTCGCCGCCGTGTTCCCGGGCGGGACGATCACCGGCGCGCCGAAGCCGCGCACGATGGAAATCATCGACGAAGTCGAGCGGACGCGACGGGGCCCGTACACGGGGAGTATCGGGATCTTCGGCTTCGACGACCGGGCGACGCTCAACATCGTCATCCGGACGCTGGTCCGCCGCGGCGACGAGTACCGACTCCGCGTCGGTGCCGGTATCGTCCACGACTCGGTCCCGTCCGAGGAGTACCAGGAGACGCTCGATAAGGCCCGTGCACTCATCAACGCGGTCGACGAGGCGCTCGGCGAACGGGCGTCGTTCGCGGTCGAAACCGGGACCGAGGTGGGTCCCGACGGCGCTCAGGAGGACCCACGGGCCGTCGAAGCGGAGGACCAGCCTTGA
- a CDS encoding VOC family protein, which produces MSEFTAHHVGITVSDLDRTVSFYRDKLGLDLLTRFEVGGEAFSTGVDLPEAHAEFAHLDAGGTRLELVTYDSTSRSASEVGSESRLDTPGTTHVGLAVEDVEDCHAELPDDVETLSEPQTTESGTTIFFVRDPEGNLVEVLSP; this is translated from the coding sequence GTGTCCGAGTTTACAGCCCACCACGTCGGCATAACGGTCTCTGATCTCGATCGAACCGTTTCGTTCTACCGCGACAAACTGGGACTGGATCTCCTGACTCGGTTCGAGGTAGGCGGTGAGGCGTTCTCGACCGGAGTTGACCTTCCGGAGGCGCACGCTGAATTCGCCCATCTCGACGCCGGGGGAACACGCCTCGAATTGGTCACGTACGATTCGACATCACGGTCGGCATCGGAGGTCGGATCGGAATCACGACTCGACACGCCGGGGACGACACACGTCGGTCTCGCCGTCGAGGACGTCGAAGACTGCCACGCCGAGCTCCCCGACGACGTCGAAACGCTGAGCGAACCACAGACGACCGAGAGCGGCACGACGATATTTTTCGTACGTGATCCCGAAGGGAATCTGGTCGAGGTGCTTTCACCCTGA
- a CDS encoding orc1/cdc6 family replication initiation protein gives MVLFERDNEIYRDRDALREDYQPEELVGRDEELQTYQAALQPVINGEQPNNIFLYGKTGVGKTAATKYLLAHLREDAAQYDDIDLTVIFLNCDGLTSSYQIATRLVNDLRSEANQISTTGYPLASVYEMLWEDLDACGGTVLVVLDEIDHVNDDSILYQLPRARANDDLQEAKIGLIGISNDFSFRDDLSPKVKSSLCEQEIHFPAYNAENLRAILEQRGEVAFHDDVLSDEVIPLCAAYGAKDAGDARQSIDLLMKAGDLARDEETDTVTEEHVRRGRRALERGRIKEGINGLTEHGHLVLYALLTLDLEGEAPVRSRDVRPRYTRFAELANRDPLVPRRMRDHLSELAMLGIVSVTERNEGRRGGTYREYALDMDVELILSAMVETVELVGVHDSIAPYVDAEDDDAAPTLQDFSNV, from the coding sequence ATGGTCCTCTTCGAGCGGGACAACGAGATCTATCGTGATCGCGACGCCTTGCGGGAGGACTACCAGCCCGAGGAGCTCGTCGGCCGCGATGAAGAACTCCAGACGTATCAGGCAGCGCTCCAACCCGTGATAAACGGAGAGCAGCCGAACAACATCTTCCTGTACGGCAAGACGGGCGTGGGAAAGACGGCCGCGACGAAGTACCTGCTCGCTCACCTCCGTGAAGACGCCGCACAGTACGACGACATCGATCTCACGGTGATCTTCCTCAACTGCGACGGTCTGACGAGCTCGTACCAGATCGCGACCCGTCTCGTCAACGATCTCCGCTCGGAGGCCAACCAGATCTCGACCACCGGGTATCCGCTGGCTTCGGTCTACGAGATGCTGTGGGAGGACCTCGACGCGTGTGGGGGGACCGTGCTCGTCGTCCTCGACGAGATCGACCACGTGAACGACGACAGCATCCTCTATCAACTCCCGCGAGCGCGTGCGAACGACGACCTGCAGGAGGCGAAGATCGGCCTGATCGGCATTTCCAACGACTTCTCGTTCCGAGACGACCTCTCGCCGAAGGTGAAGAGTTCACTCTGTGAACAGGAGATCCACTTTCCCGCGTACAACGCCGAGAATCTCCGTGCGATCCTCGAACAGCGCGGCGAAGTCGCGTTCCACGACGACGTTCTCAGCGACGAGGTGATCCCGCTCTGTGCGGCCTACGGTGCGAAGGACGCCGGCGACGCGAGACAGTCGATCGACCTGTTGATGAAGGCCGGCGACCTCGCTCGCGACGAGGAGACCGACACCGTGACCGAAGAACACGTCCGTCGCGGTCGACGCGCACTGGAGCGGGGCCGCATCAAGGAGGGAATCAACGGTCTCACCGAACACGGCCACCTCGTCCTGTACGCGTTGTTGACTCTCGATCTCGAGGGCGAAGCGCCGGTCCGCTCCCGCGACGTCCGTCCGCGCTACACGCGGTTCGCCGAACTCGCCAACCGCGATCCGCTCGTGCCGCGACGGATGCGCGATCACCTGAGCGAACTCGCGATGCTCGGCATCGTCTCCGTCACCGAGCGCAACGAGGGCCGTCGCGGCGGGACCTACCGGGAGTACGCGCTCGATATGGACGTCGAACTCATCCTCTCTGCGATGGTCGAAACGGTCGAACTCGTCGGTGTCCACGACTCTATCGCCCCGTACGTCGACGCCGAAGACGACGATGCGGCCCCGACGCTCCAGGACTTCTCCAACGTCTGA
- a CDS encoding phosphohexomutase domain-containing protein, producing the protein MFGTSGIRGPVGDVVTARLALDVGRAVGVDTETVVVGRDARNTGDVLADAASVGLREAGTDVIRLGVVSTPTLARSVQWLGADAGVGITASHNPAPDNGIKLWNPSGQAFTPTQTDTIERRLSGGDVDDTARDADVDDPSRGADGRRSNDADGRPSTDAHGAASTDGVESAPWDAFGTERVEETIASRHLDGLVESFSDGGASPFEDLSVVVDLGNGTGRVTVDALYELGATVHTLDAQRDGRFPARKSEPNAETLTALQSAVPALDADFGIAHDGDADRMVAVSGAGEYVPGDLLLAVFARDAVESNALDDRDDGGSSSPSSSPRIAVPVDTSLVVADTVSDAGGSVEYTPVGDVHVADAASQEGFVFGGEPSGAWIWPAETLAPDGQYAALHLAALVARNGSLGALLDSVPAGAYVTRRANVEVEDKSEAMTAIERALRERYDDIDTIDGLRVDTGDGWFLVRPSGTEPLVRVTAEAREETHADDLLDSALDVVNAEGAS; encoded by the coding sequence ATGTTTGGGACGAGCGGCATTCGCGGACCGGTCGGAGACGTCGTCACTGCTCGACTCGCTCTCGACGTCGGACGGGCAGTCGGTGTGGACACCGAGACGGTGGTCGTCGGGCGCGACGCTCGGAACACTGGCGACGTTCTCGCCGACGCCGCCTCGGTCGGTCTGCGCGAGGCCGGGACCGACGTGATACGACTCGGCGTCGTCTCGACACCCACGCTGGCGAGGAGCGTCCAGTGGCTCGGGGCCGACGCCGGCGTCGGGATCACTGCCTCCCACAACCCGGCTCCGGACAACGGGATCAAACTCTGGAACCCGTCGGGACAGGCGTTCACTCCGACACAGACCGATACGATCGAACGACGACTCTCGGGCGGCGACGTCGACGATACCGCGAGAGACGCCGACGTCGATGACCCTTCGAGAGGCGCCGACGGGAGACGATCCAACGACGCCGACGGCAGACCCTCTACCGACGCCCACGGTGCCGCATCGACCGACGGCGTCGAGAGCGCCCCCTGGGACGCGTTCGGAACCGAACGGGTCGAAGAAACCATCGCCTCTCGACATCTCGATGGTCTCGTCGAATCCTTCTCGGACGGCGGGGCGTCACCGTTCGAGGACCTGTCGGTCGTCGTCGACCTGGGCAACGGAACCGGCCGCGTCACCGTCGATGCACTCTACGAACTCGGGGCGACGGTGCACACGCTCGACGCCCAGCGCGACGGACGGTTCCCGGCGCGAAAGAGCGAACCGAACGCCGAAACCCTCACTGCCCTCCAGTCTGCGGTTCCCGCACTCGACGCCGACTTCGGGATCGCCCACGACGGCGACGCCGATCGGATGGTCGCCGTCTCCGGCGCGGGCGAGTACGTTCCCGGCGACCTCCTGCTCGCCGTATTCGCTCGCGACGCGGTCGAATCGAACGCCCTCGATGACCGGGACGATGGCGGTTCCAGTTCCCCCTCCTCGTCTCCCCGAATCGCCGTTCCGGTCGATACGAGTCTGGTCGTCGCCGATACGGTCTCCGACGCGGGCGGGTCGGTGGAGTACACGCCCGTCGGAGACGTCCACGTCGCGGATGCCGCGTCACAGGAGGGGTTCGTCTTCGGTGGTGAACCCTCCGGAGCGTGGATCTGGCCGGCGGAGACGCTCGCCCCCGACGGGCAGTATGCGGCACTCCACCTCGCGGCCCTCGTGGCGCGAAACGGCTCGCTCGGAGCACTCCTCGATTCCGTCCCTGCGGGAGCGTACGTCACCCGGCGCGCGAACGTCGAAGTCGAGGACAAATCCGAGGCGATGACCGCAATCGAGCGGGCCCTCCGCGAGCGCTACGACGACATCGACACGATCGACGGCCTCCGGGTCGACACCGGCGACGGCTGGTTCCTCGTCCGGCCCAGCGGAACCGAACCGCTCGTTCGGGTGACCGCCGAAGCGCGTGAAGAGACCCACGCTGACGACCTCCTCGACTCCGCACTCGACGTCGTGAACGCTGAGGGCGCTTCGTGA